The Papaver somniferum cultivar HN1 chromosome 3, ASM357369v1, whole genome shotgun sequence genome includes a region encoding these proteins:
- the LOC113358684 gene encoding pathogenesis-related protein 5-like isoform X2, with amino-acid sequence MLNPSMSIYSREGTPQLLTTGFELGSGLSVRIPSTPGWSGRIWARTGCTFDQTGLGVCQTGDCGGRLECSGAGATPPASLFEITMGKGDDKDFYDVSIVDGYNLPLIATPQTDIGGCNATGCVYDLNLGCLKELQVVQRLNEAGVIGCKSACEAFALDQYCCAGEFANPNTCRPSVYSTIFKRACPRAYSYAFDDGTSTFTCKAIEYNITFCPTQIGMGRQDDGVNSEPLRDNSYGEVVAVVPSSSNNLAFPKSVILLLILTFF; translated from the exons ATGCTAAACCCAAGTATGTCAATATACAGCAGAGAAG GAACTCCACAACTGCTGACTACCGGATTTGAACTAGGTTCTGGCCTAAGTGTCAGGATCCCCTCGACTCCAGGATGGTCAGGTAGGATTTGGGCAAGAACAGGCTGTACATTTGATCAGACAGGACTTGGTGTCTGTCAAACAGGAGATTGCGGCGGAAGGCTAGAGTGCAGCGGAGCTGGTGCAACACCTCCAGCATCCCTTTTCGAGATAACTATGGGGAAGGGAGACGACAAAGATTTCTACGATGTTAGCATCGTGGATGGATATAATCTGCCTCTCATTGCTACACCTCAGACAGACATAGGTGGATGCAATGCAACTGGTTGTGTTTATGATCTCAATCTAG GTTGCCTGAAAGAGCTGCAGGTAGTGCAGCGTCTCAATGAGGCTGGTGTTATTGGTTGTAAGAGTGCATGTGAGGCATTTGCATTAGATCAGTACTGCTGTGCTGGTGAGTTTGCAAATCCAAACACTTGCAGACCTTCTGTATACTCCACAATCTTCAAAAGGGCTTGCCCCAGGGCATACAGCTATGCTTTTGATGACGGCACCAGTACTTTCACTTGCAAAGCAATCGAATATAACATCACTTTCTGCCCTACACAAATCGG AATGGGGAGGCAAGATGATGGAGTCAATTCTGAGCCTCTACGTGACAACAGTTACGGAGAGGTTGTGGCAGTGGTTCCCTCCTCTTCGAACAATCTAGCATTCCCGAAGTCGGTCATTCTTCTACTCATCCTTACATTTTTCTAG
- the LOC113358684 gene encoding thaumatin-like protein 1 isoform X1, translating into MKTVVPFGFFLAILVVLLLPDSYTCTFTITNNCPYTIWPGTLAGAGTPQLLTTGFELGSGLSVRIPSTPGWSGRIWARTGCTFDQTGLGVCQTGDCGGRLECSGAGATPPASLFEITMGKGDDKDFYDVSIVDGYNLPLIATPQTDIGGCNATGCVYDLNLGCLKELQVVQRLNEAGVIGCKSACEAFALDQYCCAGEFANPNTCRPSVYSTIFKRACPRAYSYAFDDGTSTFTCKAIEYNITFCPTQIGMGRQDDGVNSEPLRDNSYGEVVAVVPSSSNNLAFPKSVILLLILTFF; encoded by the exons atgaaAACCGTTGTACCCTTTGGATTCTTTCTCGCCATCCTTGTTGTTCTCCTCCTTCCTGACTCGTATACTTGTACGTTCACCATAACAAACAACTGCCCTTATACAATTTGGCCTGGTACGCTGGCTGGTGCAGGAACTCCACAACTGCTGACTACCGGATTTGAACTAGGTTCTGGCCTAAGTGTCAGGATCCCCTCGACTCCAGGATGGTCAGGTAGGATTTGGGCAAGAACAGGCTGTACATTTGATCAGACAGGACTTGGTGTCTGTCAAACAGGAGATTGCGGCGGAAGGCTAGAGTGCAGCGGAGCTGGTGCAACACCTCCAGCATCCCTTTTCGAGATAACTATGGGGAAGGGAGACGACAAAGATTTCTACGATGTTAGCATCGTGGATGGATATAATCTGCCTCTCATTGCTACACCTCAGACAGACATAGGTGGATGCAATGCAACTGGTTGTGTTTATGATCTCAATCTAG GTTGCCTGAAAGAGCTGCAGGTAGTGCAGCGTCTCAATGAGGCTGGTGTTATTGGTTGTAAGAGTGCATGTGAGGCATTTGCATTAGATCAGTACTGCTGTGCTGGTGAGTTTGCAAATCCAAACACTTGCAGACCTTCTGTATACTCCACAATCTTCAAAAGGGCTTGCCCCAGGGCATACAGCTATGCTTTTGATGACGGCACCAGTACTTTCACTTGCAAAGCAATCGAATATAACATCACTTTCTGCCCTACACAAATCGG AATGGGGAGGCAAGATGATGGAGTCAATTCTGAGCCTCTACGTGACAACAGTTACGGAGAGGTTGTGGCAGTGGTTCCCTCCTCTTCGAACAATCTAGCATTCCCGAAGTCGGTCATTCTTCTACTCATCCTTACATTTTTCTAG